AGACGCACGATGAGAGCGCCAACGCCCGGGAAAAGCTGCGGAAAAAGAACCTGGACATGATCGTGCTGAACTCACTGAACGACGCCGGGGCCGGTTTCCGGCACGACACCAACAAAATCACGGTCATCGAGCAAAACGCCACCACGGCCTTTGGGCTGAAACAGAAAGCGGAGGTGGCGGAGGACATTATTAACTTAATCTGGGACAGACTACATGGCTAAGAAGGTATTTGTGTTGCTGCTGCTGCTTTGCACGGCCTGGGTGGCCAGGGCGCAGGAACTGCAGTGCGATGTGGTGGTAAACAGCGAGCAGGTGCAGTACACCGACCGGCAGCTGTTCGCGGACATGCAGAGCAGCATCTTTGAGTTTATGAACAACCGCCGCTGGACCGACCAGGCTTACGCCCCGGACGAGCGCATCAAGTGCCGCCTGCTGATTAACCTGACGGCCATGCCGGAGATCGGGACTTTCCAGGCGGATGTGCAGGTGGTGTCGGTGCGGCCGGCTTACGGCACCGCCTACGAGTCCACGCTCTTCTCCTTCATCGACAAGGACTGGACCTTCCAATACAACACAGCCCAGCCGCTCGACTTTGCCGAGAACAGCTATACCTCCAACCTCTCCTCCATGCTGGCCTTTTACGCCTATATGATTGTGGGGATGGACAACGACAGCTTCGGCCGCCTGGGCGGCTCGCCTGCCTTCGACAGGGCGCGCGGCATTCTGAACCTGGCTGCCTCGCAGGGTGCAAACTACCCCGGCTGGAAAGCCTTCGACAGCAACCGCAACCGCTACTGGCTCATCGACAACCTGCAGGACCCCCAGTTCCTGCCGTTCCGCGAAGGCATCTACAGCATGCACCGCCAGGGCCTCGACATGATGGCTGAGAACCCGGAGAAAGCGCGCGGAACTGTGCTCACCTTTCTGGAGAGCCTGCAGAAACTGCAGCGGCAGCAGCCCGGCTCCGCCATCATCCGTTCCTTCTTCGATGCCAAATCGGACGAGTTGGTGAACATGTTCCAGGCCGCTGCCCCGGCCCAGAAGCAGCAGGCCTATACCATCCTCTCGCAGGTGGACCCCACCAATAACACCAAGTACGAGGGTTTGCTAAAACGCTAATATTTTTAGAATTCCGCAAAAAGCACGTATCTTCACGCCCCGGCGCCAATGCCGTATTCACATACCTGTACCCCATGGGCAAGCGGCAGAAACGCATCAACAGAAAAGACATACCCCAGCATATACCGGAGCTGTTGCAGCGGCGGACGGTGCAGGTGGTGCTGCGTACCAAAGTGGTGCTGAACGGCGACATCCTCCAACTGACGGCTGACGAACTCCAACTGCAGGATCACCGGTTCGGGAAGCACATCCTGCCTATCGACCAGATCGAGGAAATCATATATGATATGGAGGCTCCGTATTAACGGCAGGTGGTATATATAACTTCGGGTTGCGTTCCGCAGCCTGCTTTTATATATAGGCTGACGCTAACTAAGGCAATTTCACATACGATAATCACCTGTTTGGCAGGGAAGAACAGTAAACAATTCGGCCGTTGTTGCGTGTTGTCACCAACAACCTGCCGGTGAAAACATGCAGTAAGTAAGTTCTAATCGAAACGAGAAGCCTCGAACCATGCTACTTGTGTCGCTTTATTGACTTACATTCCAACAGAATTTCCGAACTTTAGCATAGGCAAAAAAGTCTTGTGTCCTGATGTATGCTGACAGATCTTAAAATAAAGAATTACGCCCTGATTGAGCAACTGGAGATGCGCCCGTCGCCGGTCCTCAACATCATCACCGGCGAGACCGGTGCCGGTAAATCCATCATGCTGGGGGCCATCGGCCTGCTGCTGGGCAACCGCGCCGATACCAAACTGCTGTTTAAGCAGGATGAGAAGTGCGTGATCGAGGGCGTGTTCGATATATCCAGCTACCACCTGCAGGAGCTTTTCTCGAAAGAGGACCTGGACTTCGACAGCCAGTGCATCCTGCGCCGCGAGATCAGCCCGAGCGGGAAGAGCCGCGCCTTCGTGAACGACACCCCCGTGACGCTGGACGTGATCCGGAAAATCGGGGAGAACCTGATGGATGTCCACTCGCAGCACGACACGCTTCAGCTCGGCGACACCAGCTATCAGCTCAACATCCTGGACATATATGCCGGCAACACGGCGGCCATGGGCAGCACCACCTTCGATATATACGCGGGCAACCTGTCGTACCTGCGCACCTACAACGAGAGCTACCGCCAGTACAAAAAGCTGGAGAGCGACTATAAAAAGCTGACTGATCAGCTGGCGCAGGCCCAGAAAGAGCACGATTACCACGCGTTCCTGCTGAACGAGCTGGAGGAGGCAAGCCTGCAGGAGAAGGAGCAGGAGGAGTTGGAGGAGGAGCTGAAGCAACTGGAGAATGCCGAGGACATCAAGCTGAAGCTGACGCAGGCGGTGCAGAGCCTCACAGAATCGGAATTTAACATCACGTCGGCGCTGAAAGACACGGCCTACCTCATCGGGCAGTTGGCGCAATTCTCTTCTAAATATGAGGAACTGCGCACGCGCACCGAGAGCTGCATGATTGAGCTGAACGACATTGCCGCAGAACTGGAAGACGCCGAGCGCAACACCGAGGCCGACCCGGAGCGGACGGTGGAGGTGCAGGAACGCTTGAACCTGATATATACCCTGCAGCGCAAGCACCAGGTTGCCACCATTGCCGGGCTGCTGGAACTACAGCGCGAGCTGGAGGGAAAAGTGGGCAGCGTGCTGAACCTCGACAACGCCATTGCCAGCACCGAGAAGGCCATGAAACAGGCGGAGAAGGACGTGCATGAGAAAGCCGCCATCCTGTCAGAACGCCGCAGGGCCTCCTTCGAGACTTTCCAGCAGGAACTATATATGCTGGTGGCGGACCTGGGCATGCCAAACGCCCGTATCGTCATTCAGCACACGGAGGTAGCGCCCACCGCCACGGGCACCGATGACATCAACATCCTGTTCAGCGCCAACAAAGGGGCACAGCCGCAAACGCTGATAAAGGCGGCCTCCGGCGGGGAGTTTTCGCGCCTGATGCTCAGCATCAAGTACATGCTGGCCGACAAGACTGCCCTGCCCACCATTGTGTTCGATGAGATTGACACGGGCATCTCCGGCGAGGTGGCCGTGAAGGTGGGAAAGATGATGCAGCAGATGGCGCAGAAGCACCAGATTATCGCCATCTCGCACCTGCCCCAGATTGCCGCGCAAGGCGACACGCACTACTTTGTGTATAAAGAAGACACGGCAGAGCGCACCATCAGCCGGGTGCGAAAACTGAATGAGGAGGAGCGCGTGAATGAGATTGCGCACATGATTGCGGGGGCCAACCCGAGCGCCAACGCCTATCAAAGTGCAAAAGAGTTGCTTTCACTCTAAGGACTTATGCTTATATTGCTGCCTTAAACGCGGTCATACCAAAACAACAACATAAAAAACATGTCCTATAATCTGCTTGAAGGAAAGAAAGGAATTATTTTCGGCGCTCTGGACGAAAAGTCAATTGCCTGGAAGGTAGCGAAGCGCGCGCACGAGGAAGGCGCCCAGTTCGTGCTGACGAACGCGCCGATGGCCATGCGCATGGGGGAAATCAAAAAGCTGGCGGAGGAGTGCAACGCCGAGATAGTGCCTGCCGACGCTACTTCGGTAGAGGACCTGGAGAACCTGTTCACCAGATCGCAGGAAATCCTGGGCGGCAAAATAGATTTCGTGCTGCACTCCATCGGCATGAGCCCGAACATCCGCAAGGGCAAATCCTACGGCGACATGAACTACGACTGGTTCCTGAAAACGCTGGACGTGTCGGCGCTCTCGTTCCATAAACTCATGCAGGTGGCCGAGAAGCAGGACGCCCTGAACGAGTGGGGCTCCATTGTGGCCCTGTCCTATATAGCGGCGCAGCGCGTGTTCCCGGATTATACCGATATGTCGCAGGCGAAGGCGGTGCTGGAGTCTATTGCCCGCAACTACGGCTACCGCCTGGGCAAGCAGAAGAAGGTGCGCGTGAACACCATCTCGCAGTCCCCGACCAAAACCACGGCCGGTACGGGTGTGGGCGGTTTCGATGTGTTCTACGACTATGCCGACAAGATGTCGCCGCTGGGCAACGCCTCCGCCGAGGCCTGCGCCGACTACACCATCACGCTGTTCTCTGACCTCACGAAGATGGTGACGATGCAGAACCTGATGCACGACGGCGGCTTCAGCAGCATGGGCATTTCTGAGGATATCGTGAACATGATTCAGAAGTAATAGATCTGGAAATTTGAAGATGAGGGGATGTGAAGATTCGCAGCCCCATATATAAAAAGGCCTTCGCTGCGCAGCAAAGGCCTTTTTATATACACCTCCAGTTTGAGCGAAGCGGTAAAGGTGTTTATATATGGCAGCAAGTCTGTAAAGGCGAAACAGGAGTTTGAGGGACGCCAGTCACAAACTGGCATCTTGGGCAGCCGCATTTACGCTTGCGCCAAACTTGCGGCATGCTTTTATAGCTTCCTGAAAGATGCCGCCTTGCTGGTTTTACGATAGATAAACCATCTGTCGGAATAACCGCTCCAGCCGCACCTCTCCAAATTTCCCCATCTTCAAATCACTTACTCCTCCTCCCGATGTACCGTGTTTATGTCAAAGGCCGGGATGCAGACAGACCAGTATTCGGCTTCCTCGTCGAAAGGGTTGGCGTAGCGGATGCGGGCCCCGGCCTTGATCAGCAAAGACTCGCCGGCCTTCACCTCCACCTCCTCGCCGTCTATCTCTATCAGTTTGCGGCCGCGCGTCACTATTGTGATCTCGTCGAACTCCGGTTTCTGATGCGGCTCGACCCAGTGCGGCGGGGCCACCATGTGGGCCACGCTGAAGCCGCCGGTGCGGGTGGAGGCATGCCCGAAATGCTCCTCAATGAGCTTGCCGTCGTGCGTGGGCACCCGGAAGGGCTTTGTCTGCTTAAAGTATTTTTTCTCGCTAATCGCTTCAGGTTTTATATAAACACGGGTTGCAGAACTACTCTTGGTTGCCGCTGCAGGCTCCCTGGGCGTAGGTGGTGACGCCGGCGTTGTCGGCCATGCAGGCATTGCTGTATGTTTTGCCGTCGCAGCCGCAAACAGGGTCGTACTGCATGGTGCAGATGCCATCGGGGTTTATTCTGGCGGGGTCGATGCAGGTGGCCTGCAGGGCGCTTTGCCGGTTGGCGCAGGAGACAAGGCCGCCGAGCAGAAGCACAGCGGCGGCAGTGGTCAGTTTCTTCATAGTGGGGCTTCAAATAGGTTAAGCCTTATACGCTGCGGTTGCTGTTGTTGTGCATACATTAACCTAGTATGGCATTAACCGTATGTATTTCCGGAGTGCAAAATTATTGAAAATATAAAGCAATCGGGTTTTTTCTGCGGATGCGCGCGCCGTTACACTGGCAGACTTCGACACAAGGACAACATATATAACTAAATTCCAAGCAAATGAATAACTTGAACAAGGACAATGGGAAGATACTGCTGGCCTCGCTGGCGGGCTTAGGAGCCGGTGTTTTGGCTGGCATACTGCTGGCGCCGGAAGATGGCCGCTCTGCCCGTGAGAGTGTGCGCCAGAGCCTGACAGAAGCAGGCGACGAGTTAAACCAGACATTAAAGCGCTGGACTGCTAACCTGAAGAACAGGGGCGTACAGGAGGACGATGAACTGGTAATGCACGGCTCCTGGGATGATGTGAAGCGCCAGATGCGCAACAACTACGACGAACTGGTAAACGAGGACGCGGGCGCATAATAGCCCGTGCCGGAAATATATGAGATGACCGCCTGGACTGCCTGTATGCTTTTCAGGGGCCTTTGGTCTCCACCAAATCTTTAATAATAGTATTCATCAGTATAGGTATAACTTAATGCTATACTTGAACGTTATTAGAAACACGAAAGAAAAATCAGCTTAAACTAAAGTAAATATATAACCATTTAAAACTATGAAAGATAACAGCGGAAAGATATTGCTGGCGATGCTGGCTGGTGCCAGTGCAGGTGTAATTGCCGGATTGATGATGGCTCCGGACACTGGTGAGGCTACGCGCACAAGCGTTAAGAAGTGGGCCGGAAAAGTAAGCAAAGACCTGGAAAAGAACCTGCAGGCAGGTTTAGAAGAAATCAAGAACAAGAGCAGCGAAGCTTATAACAAAGCTAGCAGTGCTGTTGACAGTGCCAAAGACAAAGCAAATCAGGCTTACAGCGGCTCTTCTACCGGCACAACCGGCGGCGGAACTACCTCTGGCGGGTCTTCTTCTTCCGGCACTGGCTCTACCGGTTCTGCCGGCGGCGGCGCAGGCTCTGGCACAAGATCCACTGGCGGCGGCAACGCCTGAAAAGCCAGGAATCCTACCTATGCTAGCTAGCAAGCGGGCTGTTGGGGAGTAGAAGGGAGCGGATATATAAACCACAATGTATATGCTGCGCCCTTTGGCCTGACCTTCTTGTTTATAAATACGCCTGCCCTCTTGGAGGGCAGGCGTATTCGTTTTTGAGCCCGTTGCGCTAACTTATTATCTGCTCTCGCGTTAATAAGAGCAGCGGTTTACATCAGGCTGCAGCATATAATTAAAAGATTACACTTTAACGAAGGACACACTATGAAGACTGACATGGAATGCAGATCACTCGGAGAAAGCAGATCAAACTATACCACAAACTCCTCATCCGCTGTTCGCCAGATGAAGCAGAAAGACACTTCTCATAAAGGAAGCAGTGGCGGTGGACTGGCTGTCGGGCTGATTGCAGGCGCGGCGGTTGGCGCTTTGGCGGGCGTTCTGCTGGCCCCGGAGAAGGGCACTGTCACCCGCAGGAAAGTAGCGGACTCAGCCACGAAACTGGGTGACCAGGTGAGCAAGGGCTACAGCGCCAGCAAAGAGAAGGCAAGCTCCTGGACAGATAAACTGACCAAGAAGAATGGGATGACCAACGCGCACGTAAACGAAGCCCCGGATCTTCCTATTACCGAAAGCACCGGCAGAATGGCTACCTCCACTGGGGGCAATGTGCAGAAAAGTCCCTATACGGATACAAACAAGCACAGCAACCAGGAAGTGAAGAACATGATAAACGACCCAAGAAACCCAAGCGGTCCGAAAGGCACGTCGCCGATAAAGTGACAGGCCATATATAAAATAGAAACGCCAGCTATTCCTATATAGCTGGCGTTTCTATTTTATATATAGGTGTATTATTTCTCCTCTTCCCTTTTCTCTTGTCTTTCCGGCTTCATTTGCGGGAAGAACAGCACATCCTGAATAGAGTGGGAGTTAGTCATGATCATGCTCAGGCGGTCGATGCCGATGCCGAGGCCAGCCGTGGGCGGCATGCCGTACTCCAGCGCACGCAGGAAGTCCTCGTCCAGCACCATCGCCTCCGTATCGCCGCGCTTGCCCAGTTCCAGTTGCTCCTCAAAGCGGGCGCGCTGGTCAATGGGGTCGTTCAACTCGGAGAAGGCGTTGCAGATTTCCTTGCCGTTGCAGATGGCCTCAAAGCGCTCCACCAGGCCGGGCTTGCTGCGGTGTTTCTTAGCCAGCGGGCTCATCTCCACCGGGTAATCGGTGATGAAGGTCGGCTGTATCAGGTACGGCTCGCAGGTCTCCCCGAAAATCTCGTCGATGATCTTGCCTTTGCCCAGCGTCGGGTCTATTTTGATGCCCAGGCCCTCTGCTGTCTGGCGCAGCGCCGGTTCCTCCATCTCGGATATATCGATCTTCGTGAAGTGCTCAATCGCCTCGAACATCGTGAAGCGCTTCCAGGGGCGCTGGAAGTTGATGATGTTCTCCCCAACCTTCACCTCCGTGGTGCCGTGCAGGTCCAGGGCCACTTTCTCCACCATCGCCTCCACCAGGTCCATCATCCAGTTATAGTCTTTGTAGGCCACATAGAGTTCCACCTGCGTGAACTCCGGGTTGTGGAAACGGCTCATGCCTTCGTTGCGGAAGTCCTTCGCGAACTCAAACACCCCGTCGAAACCACCTACGATCAGGCGCTTCAGGTACAGCTCGTTGGCGATGCGCAGGTACAGCGTCATGTCCAGCGTGTTGTGGTGCGTCTTGAACGGACGCGCGGCGGCACCGCCATAGAGCGGCTGCAGGATGGGCGTCTCCACTTCCAGATAGCCTTTATCCGTCAGGAAGCTGCGCATGGAGTTTACCAGCTGCGTGCGCTTTTTGAAAGTCTCTCGCACCTCGGGGTTCACCACCAAGTCCACGTAGCGCTGGCGGTAGCGCAGCTCCGGGTCGCTGAAGGCGTCGTGTACGTGCTCCACGCCATTCTCGTCCACCTCGCGCTTCACAATGGGCAATGGCCGCAGCGACTTGGTCAGGATTTTCAGCTCCGTCACGTGTACCGAAATCTCGCCCACCTGCGTCACGAATGCGTAACCCCTGATGCCGATGAAGTCGCCGATGTCCAGCATCTTCTTGAACACGGTGTTGTATAGGTCCTTGTTTTCGCCGGGGGCAATGTCGTCGCGCGACACGTAGATCTGGATGCGGCCGGTGCTGTCCATCAGTTCCGCAAATGAGGCTTTGCCCATAATGCGGCGGCTCATCAGGCGGCCTGCCAGGCTCACATCCTGGTAATTGTTCTTCTCCTTATCGAAATTCTCCTTTATCTCTTTGGCTGTGGCAGTAACTTCAAATGTCTCGGAGGGGTAGGGGTTGATGCCCATTTTCTCCAGCTCCTCGCGCTCGTGGCGTCTGCGTAGTTCCTGTTCGCTCAGTTGCATGCGTCCTATGCTAATGGTGGTTGATTTGAATAATCTGCGAAATTCGGAAATATTCGGCAGCTTTGGAAAGTTTAATTGCTGATTGTTGAATTGTTAGATTGCTGGCTCTGGTAGAGACGCAAAATATTTTGCGTCTTTGCGATTCGGTTTCGGTCAAACGCGCATAGGTCGGAAAGACGCTGTGAGGTTTTCAGCGGCTCCGTTATCCTCATAAAATTCACCCAATCACTCCATTACTCATTCAAAATTAAAACGGCTCCCGCAGGAAAGAACCCACGGGAGCCGGAAGTATATATAACAGATACAGTTTACGCTGCCTGACCCAGCTGGAAG
This window of the Pontibacter russatus genome carries:
- the porD gene encoding type IX secretion system protein PorD; its protein translation is MAKKVFVLLLLLCTAWVARAQELQCDVVVNSEQVQYTDRQLFADMQSSIFEFMNNRRWTDQAYAPDERIKCRLLINLTAMPEIGTFQADVQVVSVRPAYGTAYESTLFSFIDKDWTFQYNTAQPLDFAENSYTSNLSSMLAFYAYMIVGMDNDSFGRLGGSPAFDRARGILNLAASQGANYPGWKAFDSNRNRYWLIDNLQDPQFLPFREGIYSMHRQGLDMMAENPEKARGTVLTFLESLQKLQRQQPGSAIIRSFFDAKSDELVNMFQAAAPAQKQQAYTILSQVDPTNNTKYEGLLKR
- the recN gene encoding DNA repair protein RecN translates to MLTDLKIKNYALIEQLEMRPSPVLNIITGETGAGKSIMLGAIGLLLGNRADTKLLFKQDEKCVIEGVFDISSYHLQELFSKEDLDFDSQCILRREISPSGKSRAFVNDTPVTLDVIRKIGENLMDVHSQHDTLQLGDTSYQLNILDIYAGNTAAMGSTTFDIYAGNLSYLRTYNESYRQYKKLESDYKKLTDQLAQAQKEHDYHAFLLNELEEASLQEKEQEELEEELKQLENAEDIKLKLTQAVQSLTESEFNITSALKDTAYLIGQLAQFSSKYEELRTRTESCMIELNDIAAELEDAERNTEADPERTVEVQERLNLIYTLQRKHQVATIAGLLELQRELEGKVGSVLNLDNAIASTEKAMKQAEKDVHEKAAILSERRRASFETFQQELYMLVADLGMPNARIVIQHTEVAPTATGTDDINILFSANKGAQPQTLIKAASGGEFSRLMLSIKYMLADKTALPTIVFDEIDTGISGEVAVKVGKMMQQMAQKHQIIAISHLPQIAAQGDTHYFVYKEDTAERTISRVRKLNEEERVNEIAHMIAGANPSANAYQSAKELLSL
- a CDS encoding enoyl-ACP reductase FabI, encoding MSYNLLEGKKGIIFGALDEKSIAWKVAKRAHEEGAQFVLTNAPMAMRMGEIKKLAEECNAEIVPADATSVEDLENLFTRSQEILGGKIDFVLHSIGMSPNIRKGKSYGDMNYDWFLKTLDVSALSFHKLMQVAEKQDALNEWGSIVALSYIAAQRVFPDYTDMSQAKAVLESIARNYGYRLGKQKKVRVNTISQSPTKTTAGTGVGGFDVFYDYADKMSPLGNASAEACADYTITLFSDLTKMVTMQNLMHDGGFSSMGISEDIVNMIQK
- a CDS encoding cupin domain-containing protein, which encodes MPTHDGKLIEEHFGHASTRTGGFSVAHMVAPPHWVEPHQKPEFDEITIVTRGRKLIEIDGEEVEVKAGESLLIKAGARIRYANPFDEEAEYWSVCIPAFDINTVHREEE
- a CDS encoding Kazal-type serine protease inhibitor domain-containing protein; amino-acid sequence: MKKLTTAAAVLLLGGLVSCANRQSALQATCIDPARINPDGICTMQYDPVCGCDGKTYSNACMADNAGVTTYAQGACSGNQE
- a CDS encoding YtxH domain-containing protein encodes the protein MNNLNKDNGKILLASLAGLGAGVLAGILLAPEDGRSARESVRQSLTEAGDELNQTLKRWTANLKNRGVQEDDELVMHGSWDDVKRQMRNNYDELVNEDAGA
- a CDS encoding YtxH domain-containing protein, giving the protein MKDNSGKILLAMLAGASAGVIAGLMMAPDTGEATRTSVKKWAGKVSKDLEKNLQAGLEEIKNKSSEAYNKASSAVDSAKDKANQAYSGSSTGTTGGGTTSGGSSSSGTGSTGSAGGGAGSGTRSTGGGNA
- a CDS encoding YtxH domain-containing protein encodes the protein MECRSLGESRSNYTTNSSSAVRQMKQKDTSHKGSSGGGLAVGLIAGAAVGALAGVLLAPEKGTVTRRKVADSATKLGDQVSKGYSASKEKASSWTDKLTKKNGMTNAHVNEAPDLPITESTGRMATSTGGNVQKSPYTDTNKHSNQEVKNMINDPRNPSGPKGTSPIK
- the lysS gene encoding lysine--tRNA ligase, which encodes MQLSEQELRRRHEREELEKMGINPYPSETFEVTATAKEIKENFDKEKNNYQDVSLAGRLMSRRIMGKASFAELMDSTGRIQIYVSRDDIAPGENKDLYNTVFKKMLDIGDFIGIRGYAFVTQVGEISVHVTELKILTKSLRPLPIVKREVDENGVEHVHDAFSDPELRYRQRYVDLVVNPEVRETFKKRTQLVNSMRSFLTDKGYLEVETPILQPLYGGAAARPFKTHHNTLDMTLYLRIANELYLKRLIVGGFDGVFEFAKDFRNEGMSRFHNPEFTQVELYVAYKDYNWMMDLVEAMVEKVALDLHGTTEVKVGENIINFQRPWKRFTMFEAIEHFTKIDISEMEEPALRQTAEGLGIKIDPTLGKGKIIDEIFGETCEPYLIQPTFITDYPVEMSPLAKKHRSKPGLVERFEAICNGKEICNAFSELNDPIDQRARFEEQLELGKRGDTEAMVLDEDFLRALEYGMPPTAGLGIGIDRLSMIMTNSHSIQDVLFFPQMKPERQEKREEEK